One Methylobacterium sp. AMS5 genomic region harbors:
- the mnmA gene encoding tRNA 2-thiouridine(34) synthase MnmA, with amino-acid sequence MNSLDLPKPPHETRVVVAMSGGVDSSVVAGLLKREGYDVVGVTLQLYDHGAATHRKGACCAGRDIHDARAVAEALGIPHYVLDYEDRFRESVIDRFAESYLSGETPIPCVECNRSVKFRDLLGLARDLGAEALATGHYVASRARPEGGRALYRALDPARDQSYFLYATTPEQLAYLRFPLGERPKDETRALARELGLAVADKADSQDICFVPQGGYADVIAKLRPEATRPGEIVDLDGRRLGDHEGIIHYTVGQRRGLKLSAGEPLYVVRLEPETARVVVGPRAALATRRIRLTDPNWLGDGAPEDIAERPVAVRVRSTREPRPARLSWNAAEACAEVELLVPEDGVSPGQACVIYADDGPRAQVLGGGTIRRIGALQAGAAEAA; translated from the coding sequence ATGAACTCGCTGGATCTCCCGAAGCCCCCGCACGAGACGCGCGTCGTCGTTGCCATGTCGGGCGGCGTCGACTCGTCGGTCGTGGCCGGCCTGCTGAAGCGCGAGGGCTACGACGTCGTCGGCGTCACGCTCCAGCTCTACGATCACGGCGCGGCGACCCATCGCAAGGGGGCCTGCTGCGCCGGTCGCGACATCCACGATGCGCGGGCGGTGGCCGAGGCGCTCGGCATTCCGCACTACGTCCTCGACTACGAGGACCGCTTCCGGGAATCGGTGATCGACCGCTTCGCCGAGAGCTACCTCTCGGGCGAGACGCCGATCCCCTGCGTCGAGTGCAACCGATCGGTGAAGTTCCGCGACCTGCTCGGCCTCGCCCGCGACCTCGGGGCCGAGGCTTTGGCGACCGGCCATTACGTGGCGAGCCGGGCGCGGCCGGAGGGCGGACGCGCGCTCTACCGCGCCCTCGATCCGGCCCGCGACCAGAGCTACTTCCTCTACGCCACGACGCCGGAACAGCTCGCCTATCTGCGCTTTCCCCTGGGCGAGCGACCCAAGGACGAGACCCGCGCGCTCGCCCGGGAGCTGGGCCTCGCCGTCGCCGACAAGGCCGACAGCCAGGACATCTGCTTCGTGCCCCAGGGCGGCTATGCCGACGTCATCGCCAAGCTCCGGCCGGAGGCGACCCGCCCCGGCGAGATCGTCGATCTCGACGGCCGGCGCCTCGGCGACCACGAGGGCATCATCCATTACACGGTGGGCCAGCGCCGCGGCCTCAAGCTCTCGGCCGGCGAACCGCTCTACGTGGTGCGGCTGGAGCCGGAGACCGCCCGCGTCGTGGTCGGCCCCCGCGCCGCGCTCGCCACCCGCCGCATTCGCCTCACCGATCCCAACTGGCTCGGCGACGGTGCGCCGGAGGACATCGCGGAAAGGCCCGTGGCCGTGCGCGTGCGCTCGACCCGCGAGCCGCGGCCCGCGCGCCTGTCGTGGAACGCGGCCGAGGCTTGCGCCGAGGTCGAACTGCTCGTCCCCGAGGACGGGGTCTCGCCGGGTCAGGCCTGCGTGATCTACGCCGACGACGGCCCGCGCGCGCAGGTGCTCGGCGGCGGCACCATCCGGCGCATCGGCGCGTTGCAGGCAGGCGCCGCCGAGGCCGCCTGA
- a CDS encoding class I SAM-dependent methyltransferase has product MLSERVPEAGPTTELMRKAYARWAPVYDVVYDKLTEPAARAAVEAAVAHGPRVLEAGVGTGLSLGYYPRDSFVCGVDLSEDMLKRARGKVRRKGLTHVKGLQVMDVCRLGYADASFDAVVAQFLITLVPNPEAALSEFLRVVRPGGGIVLANHFGQSNGPVARVEEIVAPLCTKIGWSSDFKATRIEAWAQRNGVEVVGLAPTFPGGFFKILRMRKRG; this is encoded by the coding sequence ATGCTGAGCGAGCGGGTGCCCGAGGCCGGGCCCACCACCGAGCTGATGCGCAAGGCCTATGCCCGCTGGGCGCCGGTCTACGATGTGGTCTACGACAAGCTCACCGAGCCGGCCGCCCGCGCCGCCGTCGAGGCGGCCGTCGCCCACGGGCCGCGGGTGCTGGAGGCCGGCGTCGGCACCGGCCTGTCGCTCGGCTACTATCCCCGCGACAGCTTCGTCTGCGGCGTCGATCTCTCCGAGGACATGCTCAAGCGCGCCCGCGGCAAGGTCCGCCGCAAGGGGCTGACCCACGTGAAGGGCCTCCAGGTCATGGACGTGTGCCGCCTCGGCTACGCCGATGCGAGCTTCGACGCCGTGGTGGCGCAGTTCCTCATCACCCTGGTGCCGAACCCGGAAGCCGCGCTCTCCGAGTTCCTGCGGGTGGTGCGCCCCGGCGGCGGCATCGTGCTCGCCAACCATTTCGGTCAGTCGAACGGGCCGGTGGCGCGGGTCGAGGAGATCGTCGCGCCGCTCTGCACCAAGATCGGCTGGTCCTCGGACTTCAAGGCGACCCGGATCGAGGCCTGGGCCCAGCGCAACGGCGTCGAGGTCGTCGGCCTCGCGCCGACCTTCCCCGGC